A region of Panicum virgatum strain AP13 chromosome 8N, P.virgatum_v5, whole genome shotgun sequence DNA encodes the following proteins:
- the LOC120686352 gene encoding probable leucine-rich repeat receptor-like protein kinase IMK3: protein MLQPRRTRPLLFLFLFLLLLAPPATAKGRHHHPAGDGVVISQADYQGLQAIRHDLADPYGFLRSWNDSGLTACSGAWPGIKCVLGSVVAISLPWRGLGGTLSQRGLGQLTRLRRLSLHDNAIAGPIPASLGFLPDLRGVYLFNNRFSGAVPASIGACLALQSFDASNNRLTGAIPLALANSTKLIRLNLSRNAFSDHIPAEVVASASLLVLDLSYNNLSGPIPDAFAPSTKSPSNLLDKEAITGTYQLLFLSLAHNSLDGPIPDSLAKLTKLQDLDLSANNLKGTIPADLTATLRSFNVSYNNLSGAVPASLARKFGEPAFTGNILLCGYSASTPCPASPSPAPSAPASPAEESRGRRKFSTKELALIIAGIVVGVLILLLLCCLLLCFLTRRRSASGTAAAGARSGKQQAAAKDAAGAAAAGRGDKPGSGAAEVESGGDVGGKLVHFDGPLAFTADDLLCATAEIMGKSTYGTVYKATLEDGSLVAVKRLREKITKGHKDFEAEAAVLGRIRHPNLLALRAYYLGPKGEKLLVFDYMPKGSLTSFLHARAPNTPVDWAMRMTIAKGTARGLAYLHDEMSIVHGNLTASNVLLDEQCNPKISDFGLSRLMTTAANSNVLAAAGALGYRAPELSKLKKANAKTDVYSLGVIILELLTGKTPAESTNGMDLPQWVASIVKEEWTSEVFDLELMRDAASGPVGDELMDTLKLALHCVDPAPSVRPEAWEVLRQLEQIRPGSDGGAGPSEEGVPAASAGDDE from the exons ATGCTGCAGCCGCGCCGCACCAggcccctcctcttcctcttcctcttcctcctcctcctcgcgccgccggcTACCGCTAaaggccgccaccaccaccccgccggcgacggcgtcgtcATCTCCCAGGCCGACTACCAGGGCCTGCAGGCCATCCGCCACGACCTCGCCGACCCCTACGGCTTCCTCCGCTCCTGGAACGACTCCGGCCTCACCGCCTGCTCCGGCGCCTGGCCCGGCATCAAGTGCGTCCTCGGCAGCGTCGTCGCCATCTCGCTCCCCTGGCGGGGACTCGGCGGCACGCTCTCCCAGCGCGGCCTCGGCCAGCTCACCCGCCTCCGCAGGCTCAGCCTCCACGACAACGCCATCGCCGGCCCCATCCCCGCCTCCCTCGGCTTCCTCCCCGACCTCCGCGGCGTCTACCTCTTCAACAACCGCTTCTCCGGCGCCGTCCCCGCCTCCATCGGCGCCTGCCTCGCGCTCCAGTCCTTCGACGCCAGCAACAACCGCCTCACCGGCGCCATCCCGCTCGCCCTCGCCAACTCCACCAAGCTCATCCGCCTCAACCTCAGCCGCAACGCGTTCTCCGATCACATCCCCGCCGAGGTcgtcgcctccgcctcgctcctCGTCCTCGACCTCTCCTACAACAACCTCTCAGGCCCCATCCCCGACGCGTTCGCGCCCTCCACAAAGTCGCCCTCCAACCTCCTCGACAAGGAGGCCATCACCGGGACCTACCAGCTCCTCTTCCTCAGCCTCGCGCACAACTCCCTCGACGGGCCCATTCCGGACTCGCTCGCAAAGCTCACCAAGCTCCAGGACCTCGACCTCTCCGCCAACAACCTCAAAGGCACCATCCCCGCCGACCTCACCGCCACGCTCCGCTCCTTCAACGTCTCCTACAACAACCTCTCGGGAGCGGTGCCCGCCTCCCTCGCACGGAAGTTCGGGGAGCCCGCCTTCACCGGGAACATCCTGCTCTGCGGCTACTCTGCTTCCACGCCCTGCCCGGCCTCCCCATCCCCGGCGCCGTCCGCGCCGGCGTCACCCGCCGAGGAGtcccgcggccgccgcaagtTCAGCACCAAGGAGCTCGCGCTCATCATTGCCGGGATCGTCGTCGGCGTCCTCAtcctgctgctcctctgctgcctcctcctctgtttcctCACACGGAGGAGGTCTGCCTCCGGCACCGCCGCAGCAGGAGCAAGGAGCGGgaagcagcaggcggcggccaaggatgctgccggcgccgcggccgccgggcgcGGCGACAAGCCAggctccggcgcggcggaggtggagtccggcggcgacgtcggcggCAAGCTGGTGCACTTCGACGGGCCGCTCGCGTTCACGGCAGACGACCTGCTCTGCGCCACCGCGGAGATCATGGGGAAGAGCACCTACGGCACGGTGTACAAGGCCACGCTCGAGGACGGCAGCCTGGTGGCCGTCAAGCGCCTCAGGGAGAAGATCACCAAGGGACACAAGGACTTCGAGGCCGAGGCGGCCGTGCTCGGCAGGATCCGCCACCCCAACCTGCTGGCGCTCAGGGCATACTACCTGGGGCCAAAAGGGGAGAAGCTGCTCGTCTTCGATTACATGCCCAAGGGCAGCCTCACCTCCTTCTTGCACG CTCGCGCTCCGAACACGCCGGTGGACTGGGCGATGCGGATGACAATCGCCAAGGGCACAGCCCGTGGCCTGGCCTACCTCCACGACGAAATGAGCATCGTGCACGGCAATCTGACCGCCAGCAACGTCCTCCTCGACGAGCAATGCAACCCCAAGATCTCCGACTTCGGGCTGTCCCGGCTGATGACGACAGCGGCGAACTCGAACGTGCTGGCCGCTGCGGGCGCGCTGGGGTACCGCGCGCCGGAGCTGTCGAAGCTGAAGAAGGCGAATGCCAAGACGGACGTGTACAGCCTGGGCGTGATCATCCTGGAGCTGCTGACGGGCAAGACCCCCGCCGAGAGCACCAACGGCATGGACCTGCCGCAGTGGGTGGCGTCCATCGTGAAGGAGGAGTGGACCAGCGAGGTGTTCGACCTGGAGCTGATGCGCGACGCCGCGTCGGGGCCCGTCGGGGACGAGCTCATGGACACGCTCAAGCTGGCACTGCACTGCGTGGACCCGGCGCCGTCGGTGCGGCCCGAGGCCTGGGAGGTGCTGCGGCAGCTCGAGCAGATCAGGCCGGGGTcagacggcggcgccgggccgAGCGAGGAAGGTGTGCCGGCGGCTTCTGCAGGAGACGATGAGTAG
- the LOC120686090 gene encoding putative laccase-17, translating into MQASILMTLIAALLLCSQLQQTVVAKEQYHEFVVQEAAVTRLCRKHSIMTVNGQFPGPALEVSEGDSLMVRVINRGGYNVTVHWHGVRQMRTGWSDGPEYVTQCPIRPGQSFTYRFTVAGQEGTLWWHAHSSWLRATVHGALIIRPRAGVPYPFNAGKPPAREIPILLGEWWDMNPVDVVRTATRTGAAPNISDALTVNGQPGDLYKCSSKDTTVFPVRSGETNLLRFINAALNTELFVSLAGHTMTVVGADASYTKPHTTSVLMIAPGQTTDVLVTFDQPPARYYLAARAYASAQGVPFDNTTTTAIFDYGGSSSSSRPAMPTLPAYNDTATATAFTTSLRGLRKAELPSRVDENLFFTVGVGLLNCSSGQSCGGPNNTRFAASINNVSFVLPSTLSILQAHYHGGAGAGVFTADFPGKPPVQFDYTAQNVSRALWKPVRGTKVYRLRYGAAVQVVLQGTNILAAENHPIHLHGYDFYILGEGFGNFDAAADTAKLNLEDPPMRNTVGVPANGWAVIRFVADNPGVWLMHCHLDVHITWGLAMAFLVEDGVGELQSLEAPPPDLPLC; encoded by the exons ATGCAAGCAAGCATCCTGATGACCCTGATTGCTGCTCTTCTCCTCTGCTCGCAGCTGCAGCAGACAGTAGTTGCCAAGGAGCAGTACCATGAGTTCGTG GTCCAGGAGGCGGCGGTGACTCGGCTGTGCCGGAAGCACAGCATCATGACGGTGAACGGGCAGTTCCCggggccggcgctggaggtgagcGAGGGCGACTCGCTCATGGTCCGGGTCATCAACCGGGGCGGCTACAACGTGACGGTGCACTGGCACGGCGTCCGGCAGATGCGGACGGGGTGGTCGGACGGGCCCGAGTACGTGACGCAGTGCCCCATCCGCCCTGGCCAGAGCTTCACCTACCGCTTCACCGTCGCCGGGCAGGAGGGCACCCTGTGGTGGCACGCCCACAGCTCCTGGCTCCGGGCCACCGTACACGGCGCCCTCATCATCCGCCCCCGCGCCGGCGTCCCCTACCCCTTCAACGCCGGCAAGCCGCCCGCCAGGGAGATCCCCATCCTGCTCG GGGAATGGTGGGACATGAACCCCGTCGACGTGGTCCGCACGGCCACCCGCACCGGCGCCGCGCCCAACATCTCCGACGCCCTCACCGTCAACGGCCAGCCCGGCGACCTCTACAAGTGTTCCTCCAAAGACACCACGGTGTTCCCTGTCAGGTCCGGCGAGACCAACCTGCTGCGCTTCATCAACGCCGCACTCAACACGGAGCTCTTCGTCTCCCTCGCCGGCCACACCATGACCGTCGTCGGCGCCGACGCCTCCTACACCAAGCCCCACACCACGTCGGTGCTCATGATCGCGCCCGGCCAGACCACCGACGTCCTCGTGACCTTCGACCAGCCGCCCGCCCGGTActacctcgccgcccgcgcctacGCCAGCGCCCAGGGCGTCCCCTTTgacaacaccaccaccaccgccatctTCGActacggcggcagcagcagcagcagccgccccgCGATGCCGACGCTCCCGGCCTACAACgacacggccacggccacggcgttCACGACGAGCCTGCGCGGCCTGCGCAAGGCGGAGCTCCCCTCGCGCGTCGACGAGAACCTCTTCTTCACCGTCGGCGTCGGGCTCCTCAACTGCTCCAGCGGGCAGAGCTGCGGCGGGCCCAACAACACGCGGTTCGCGGCGAGCATCAACAACGTCTCCTTCGTGCTGCCGTCCACCCTGTCCATCCTGCAGGCGCACtaccacggcggcgccggcgccggtgtgTTCACCGCCGACTTCCCCGGCAAGCCGCCGGTGCAGTTCGACTACACGGCGCAGAACGTGAGCCGCGCGCTGTGGAAGCCGGTGCGGGGCACCAAGGTGTACAGGCTGAGGTACGGCGCCGCCGTGCAGGTGGTGCTGCAGGGCACCAACATCTTGGCCGCCGAGAACCACCCCATCCACCTCCACGGCTACGACTTCTACATCCTGGGAGAGGGGTTCGGCAacttcgacgccgccgccgacacggCCAAGTTGAACCTGGAGGACCCGCCGATGAGGAACACAGTGGGCGTGCCGGCGAACGGGTGGGCGGTGATCCGGTTCGTGGCGGACAACCCGGGGGTGTGGCTGATGCACTGCCATCTGGACGTGCACATCACCTGGGGCCTCGCCATGGCCTTCCTGGTGGAGGACGGCGTTGGGGAGCTGCAGTCTCTCGAGGCACCTCCACCGGACCTCCCACTCTGCTGA
- the LOC120686109 gene encoding protein NUCLEAR FUSION DEFECTIVE 4-like, whose product MQCRKEACGRLAGRSLKQTSTAMEEEGRRRSGGGERRMMDDDAWRRWAVLVATVWIQALTGTNFDFSAYSSALKSSLGISQEALNYLATASDLGKAFGWSSGLALLYIPLHAVLLVAAVLGLAAYALQYGCLVSVNLAAIPYPLVFLICLIAGCSICWFNTVCFVLCIRSFSANNRPLALSLSISFNGLSAAFYTLFANALSPLSPSVYLLLNAILPIAISILALPAILLCHKQDSHLHSMPNHDRRVFLGLYILAVVTGTYLVVFGSFTTTRSAAWVILTGAMVLLALPLIIPACSSCSHGPDPASPLNHDDPHKPLLISNNHQTVSDAVMERTMEHQLQGSCCGKILHKGCLAVLGEEHSAKRLIGCVDFWLYYTAYFCGATVGLVYSNNLGQIAQSLHQQSRLTMLLAVYSSFSFFGRLLSALPDVLHRTVSLARTGWLAAALVPMPMAFFLMWKQQDASALVIGTALVGLSSGFIFAAAVSVTSELFGPNSVGVNHNILITNIPLGSFLYGQIAAMVYDANGQRMSVMDNRTGTIDTMIVCMGVKCYSTTFFVWGCITLLGLASSIVLFRRTKPAYATAASRSSSCKHLQQVSRETP is encoded by the exons atgcaatgcaggaAGGAGGCATGTGGTAGGTTGGCAGGCCGCAGCCTGAAACAGACAAGTacagccatggaggaggagggtcgtcggcggagcggcggcggcgagcggaggaTGATGGATGATGATgcgtggcggcggtgggctGTTCTTGTTGCGACGGTGTGGATCCAGGCTCTGACGGGTACCAACTTCGACTTCTCGGCCTACTCGTCGGCGCTCAAGTCGTCGCTGGGCATCTCCCAGGAGGCGCTCAACTACCTGGCCACCGCCTCCGACCTCGGCAAGGCATTCGGCTGGTCCTCCGGCCTCGCCCTGCTCTACATCCCCCTCCAcgccgtcctcctcgtcgccgccgtgctGGGGCTCGCCGCGTACGCCCTGCAGTACGGCTGCCTCGTCTCCGTCAACCTCGCCGCGATCCCATACCCGCTG GTGTTCTTGATCTGCTTGATAGCAGGGTGCAGCATCTGCTGGTTCAACACGGTATGCTTTGTTCTCTGCATTCGCAGCTTCTCCGCAAACAACCGCCCCCTGGCCCTCTCCCTCTCAATAAGCTTCAATGGCCTCAGCGCCGCCTTCTACACTCTCTTTGCAAATGCCCTATCCCCTTTGTCCCCATCTGTCTACCTCCTCCTCAATGCCATACTCCCTATTGCCATCTCTATTCTTGCGCTCCCAGCTATACTCCTCTGCCACAAACAAGACAGCCACCTCCACAGCATGCCCAATCATGACAGGCGTGTCTTCCTTGGCCTCTACATCCTCGCTGTCGTCACCGGCACATATCTGGTGGTATTTGGATCTTTCACCACAACCAGGTCCGCTGCATGGGTCATCCTCACAGGCGCCATggtcctcctcgccctcccTCTCATCATCCCTGCCTGTTCCAGTTGCTCACATGGCCCTGACCCTGCATCTCCACTAAACCATGATGACCCACATAAACCACTACTAATCAGTAACAATCATCAGACAGTGTCTGATGCCGTGATGGAGAGAACAATGGAGCACCAGCTGCAGGGCAGTTGTTGTGGAAAAATACTACACAAGGGCTGCCTGGCAGTGCTCGGTGAAGAACATAGTGCAAAGAGGCTCATTGGGTGTGTGGACTTCTGGCTCTACTACACAGCCTACTTCTGTGGAGCTACTGTTGGGCTGGTATACAGCAACAACTTGGGGCAGATTGCGCAATCATTGCACCAGCAGTCGCGGCTCACCATGCTACTTGCTGTCTACtcatccttctccttcttcgGTCGTCTTCTCTCTGCACTCCCCGACGTCCTTCACAG GACGGTGTCACTTGCTCGGACAGGGTGGCTTGCTGCTGCCTTGGTGCCAATGCCAATGGCCTTTTTCCTTATGTGGAAACAACAAGATGCAAGTGCTCTGGTAATAGGAACAGCCCTAGTTGGCTTAAGCTCAGGGTTCATCTTCGCTGCAGCAGTATCGGTGACCTCCGAGCTCTTTGGACCAAATAGCGTCGGTGTGAATCACAACATCCTAATCACTAATATCCCACTGGGCTCATTCCTCTATGGCCAGATTGCTGCCATGGTATATGACGCAAATGGCCAAAGGATGTCAGTAATGGATAACCGCACTGGCACTATTGACACCATGATTGTGTGCATGGGGGTGAAGTGCTACTCAACCACCTTCTTCGTGTGGGGTTGCATCACATTGCTGGGGTTAGCATCGAGCATAGTCCTATTCAGAAGAACAAAACCAGCTTATGCTACTGCTGCAAGTCGATCATCAAGTTGTAAGCACCTTCAGCAAGTTTCCAGAGAAACTCCTTGA